In Streptomyces sp. SLBN-118, the following are encoded in one genomic region:
- the rpsK gene encoding 30S ribosomal protein S11 — MPPKGRQGAAKKVRRKEKKNVAHGHAHIKSTFNNTIVSITDPSGNVISWASAGHVGFKGSRKSTPFAAQMAAESAARRAQEHGMRKVDVFVKGPGSGRETAIRSLQATGLEVGSIQDVTPTPHNGCRPPKRRRV, encoded by the coding sequence TGCGCCGCAAGGAAAAGAAGAACGTCGCTCACGGGCACGCCCACATCAAGAGCACGTTCAACAACACGATCGTCTCGATCACGGACCCCTCGGGCAACGTGATCTCCTGGGCCTCCGCCGGCCACGTCGGCTTCAAGGGCTCGCGCAAGTCCACCCCCTTCGCCGCGCAGATGGCCGCCGAGTCGGCCGCCCGCCGCGCGCAGGAGCACGGCATGCGCAAGGTCGACGTCTTCGTCAAGGGTCCCGGCTCCGGCCGCGAGACCGCGATCCGCTCCCTCCAGGCCACCGGCCTCGAGGTCGGCTCGATCCAGGACGTCACCCCCACCCCGCACAACGGCTGCCGCCCCCCGAAGCGTCGCCGCGTCTGA
- a CDS encoding ABC-F family ATP-binding cassette domain-containing protein, producing MGHLEAAHLEYYLPDGRVLLGDASFRVGEGAVVALVGANGAGKTTLLRLMAGELQPHGGTVSSSGGLGVMRQFVGSVRDERTVRDLLVSVAQPRIREAAAAVDAAEHLIMTVDDEAAQMKYAQALSDWAEARGYEAETVWDMCTTAALGVPYESAQWRLVRTLSGGEQKRLVLEALLRGPDEVLLLDEPDNYLDVPGKRWLEDRLKETRKTVLFVSHDRELLSRTAEKIVSVEPGPAGSDVWVHGGGFGTYHEARRERFARFEELKRRWDEEHARLRALVLRLRQQAAISPDMASRYRAMQTRFKKFEEAGPPAEPPREQDITMRLRGGRTGVRAVTCTGLELTGLMKPFSLEIFYGERVAVLGSNGSGKSHFLRLLAGDASVAHKGEWKLGARVVPGHFAQTHAHPELLGRTLVDILWTEHAKDRGGAMSVLRRYELERQGDQRFEKLSGGQQARFQILLLELAGTTALLLDEPTDNLDLESAEALQEGLEAYEGTVLAVTHDRWFAKTFDRYLVFGADGIVREAGEPVWDEGRVARVR from the coding sequence ATGGGACATCTTGAGGCGGCGCATCTGGAGTACTACCTACCGGACGGGCGGGTCCTGCTCGGCGACGCGTCGTTCCGCGTGGGTGAAGGCGCGGTGGTCGCCCTGGTCGGGGCGAACGGCGCGGGCAAGACGACCCTGCTGCGGCTGATGGCAGGTGAGCTGCAGCCGCACGGCGGGACGGTGTCCTCCAGCGGCGGGCTCGGCGTGATGCGGCAGTTCGTGGGATCGGTACGGGACGAGCGGACCGTACGCGACCTGCTGGTGTCGGTGGCCCAGCCGAGGATCAGGGAAGCGGCCGCGGCGGTGGATGCCGCGGAACACCTGATCATGACGGTCGACGACGAGGCCGCGCAGATGAAGTACGCGCAGGCGCTGAGCGACTGGGCGGAGGCGCGGGGGTACGAGGCCGAGACGGTCTGGGACATGTGCACGACGGCCGCGCTGGGTGTCCCGTACGAGAGCGCGCAGTGGCGGCTGGTGCGCACCCTCAGCGGCGGCGAGCAGAAGCGGCTGGTGCTGGAGGCGCTGCTGCGCGGGCCCGACGAGGTGCTGCTGCTGGACGAGCCGGACAACTATCTGGACGTGCCGGGGAAGCGGTGGCTGGAGGACCGGCTGAAGGAGACCCGTAAGACGGTCCTCTTCGTCTCCCACGACCGGGAGCTGCTGTCGCGGACGGCCGAGAAGATCGTGAGCGTGGAGCCGGGGCCCGCGGGTTCGGACGTGTGGGTGCACGGCGGAGGTTTCGGTACGTATCACGAGGCGCGGCGGGAGAGGTTCGCGCGCTTCGAGGAGCTGAAGCGGCGCTGGGACGAGGAGCACGCGCGCCTGCGCGCGCTCGTCCTGCGACTGCGGCAGCAGGCGGCGATCAGCCCCGACATGGCGTCGCGGTACCGCGCGATGCAGACGCGCTTCAAGAAGTTCGAGGAGGCGGGGCCGCCGGCCGAGCCGCCGCGCGAGCAGGACATCACGATGCGGCTGCGCGGCGGGCGCACGGGGGTGCGGGCTGTGACCTGCACCGGCCTTGAGCTCACCGGGCTGATGAAACCGTTCTCGCTGGAGATCTTCTACGGGGAGCGGGTCGCTGTGCTCGGCTCGAACGGGTCCGGGAAGTCGCACTTCCTGCGGCTGCTGGCGGGAGACGCGTCCGTGGCGCACAAGGGGGAGTGGAAGCTCGGGGCGCGGGTGGTGCCCGGGCACTTCGCCCAGACCCACGCGCACCCGGAACTGCTCGGCCGGACGCTGGTCGACATCCTGTGGACGGAGCACGCGAAGGACCGGGGCGGGGCGATGTCGGTCCTGCGGCGCTACGAACTGGAGCGGCAGGGGGACCAGCGCTTCGAGAAGCTGTCGGGCGGACAGCAGGCGCGGTTCCAGATCCTGCTCCTCGAGCTGGCAGGCACGACCGCGCTGCTGCTGGACGAGCCGACGGACAACCTGGACCTGGAGTCGGCGGAGGCGCTGCAGGAGGGCCTGGAGGCGTACGAGGGGACGGTACTGGCGGTGACGCACGACAGGTGGTTCGCGAAGACGTTCGACCGGTATCTGGTGTTCGGAGCGGACGGGATCGTACGGGAGGCGGGGGAGCCGGTCTGGGACGAGGGAAGGGTGGCGCGGGTGCGGTGA
- the truA gene encoding tRNA pseudouridine(38-40) synthase TruA → MSDEVEPGHVRVRLDLSYDGKDFSGWAKQARGQRTVQGDIQDALRTVTRSSQTYELTVAGRTDAGVHARGQVAHVDLPQDVWAEHREKLLKRLAGRLARDVRIWRVEEAPAGFNARFSAIWRRYAYRVTDNPGGVDPLLRGHVLWHDWPLDVDAMNAAAEKLVGEHDFAAYCKKREGATTIRTLQQLSWERDTAGVITATVKADAFCHNMVRSLVGALLFVGDGHRPVEWPGKVLAAGVRDSAVHVVRPHGLTLEEVGYPADELLAARNREARNKRSLPGSAGGLGGCC, encoded by the coding sequence GTGAGTGACGAGGTGGAGCCCGGACATGTCCGGGTGCGGCTGGACCTGTCGTACGACGGCAAGGACTTCTCCGGCTGGGCCAAGCAGGCCCGCGGGCAGCGGACCGTCCAGGGTGACATCCAGGACGCGTTGCGTACGGTGACGCGGTCCTCGCAGACGTACGAACTGACCGTCGCCGGGCGGACGGACGCCGGCGTGCACGCCCGTGGGCAGGTCGCGCATGTGGATCTTCCGCAGGACGTGTGGGCCGAGCACCGGGAGAAGCTGCTGAAGCGGCTGGCCGGGCGGCTCGCGCGCGATGTGCGGATCTGGCGGGTCGAGGAGGCTCCGGCGGGGTTCAACGCGCGCTTCTCGGCGATCTGGCGGCGGTACGCGTACCGGGTGACCGACAACCCCGGTGGCGTCGATCCGCTGTTGCGGGGTCATGTGCTGTGGCACGACTGGCCGTTGGACGTCGACGCCATGAACGCCGCCGCCGAAAAGCTGGTCGGCGAACACGACTTCGCGGCGTACTGCAAGAAGCGCGAGGGCGCCACGACCATCCGTACGCTTCAGCAGCTCTCGTGGGAGCGGGATACGGCCGGGGTCATCACGGCGACTGTGAAGGCCGATGCCTTCTGCCACAACATGGTGCGCTCGCTGGTGGGCGCGCTCCTGTTCGTGGGGGACGGGCACCGGCCGGTGGAATGGCCCGGGAAGGTACTGGCCGCGGGCGTACGGGATTCGGCCGTCCATGTGGTGCGGCCGCACGGGCTCACGCTGGAGGAAGTCGGCTACCCCGCCGACGAGTTGCTGGCCGCCCGGAACCGGGAGGCCCGCAACAAGCGCTCGCTGCCGGGGTCAGCCGGCGGGCTCGGCGGCTGCTGCTGA
- the rplM gene encoding 50S ribosomal protein L13, which produces MRTYSPKPGDVTRQWHIIDAQDIVLGRLATTAATLLRGKHKPIYAPHVDAGDFVIIINAEKVHLSGNKRTQKMAYRHSGYPGGLRSVRYDELLAKSPEKAIEKAVKGMLPKNTLGRQMLSKLKVYAGENHPHAAQQPVPFEITQVAQ; this is translated from the coding sequence GTGCGTACGTACAGCCCCAAGCCCGGCGATGTGACGCGCCAGTGGCACATCATCGACGCGCAGGACATCGTCCTGGGCCGTCTGGCGACCACCGCCGCCACCCTTCTGCGGGGCAAGCACAAGCCGATCTACGCGCCGCACGTTGACGCTGGTGACTTCGTCATCATCATCAACGCCGAGAAGGTGCACCTCTCCGGCAACAAGCGGACCCAGAAGATGGCGTACCGCCACTCCGGCTACCCGGGTGGTCTGCGTTCCGTCCGCTACGACGAGCTGCTCGCCAAGAGCCCCGAGAAGGCCATCGAGAAGGCCGTCAAGGGCATGCTCCCCAAGAACACCCTGGGCCGTCAGATGCTCTCGAAGCTGAAGGTCTACGCGGGCGAGAACCACCCGCACGCTGCTCAGCAGCCGGTCCCGTTCGAGATCACCCAGGTCGCGCAGTAG
- the rplQ gene encoding 50S ribosomal protein L17 → MPRPTKGARFGGSAAHERLLLANLAKSLFEHGRITTTEAKARRLRPVAERLITKAKKGDIHNRRLVLQTITDKGVVHTLFTEIAPRYAERPGGYTRITKIGNRRGDNAPMAVIELVEGEIAKKATVAEAEAATKRAVKESETKAAEAEVVEDAEPADEAKDA, encoded by the coding sequence ATGCCGCGTCCCACCAAGGGAGCCCGTTTCGGCGGCAGCGCCGCGCACGAGCGTCTGCTTCTCGCGAACCTCGCGAAGTCGCTGTTCGAGCACGGCCGCATCACCACGACCGAGGCCAAGGCCCGCCGCCTGCGTCCGGTCGCCGAGCGCCTGATCACCAAGGCGAAGAAGGGCGACATCCACAACCGTCGTCTGGTGCTGCAGACGATCACGGACAAGGGCGTCGTGCACACGCTCTTCACCGAGATCGCTCCTCGCTACGCCGAGCGCCCGGGTGGCTACACCCGCATCACCAAGATCGGCAACCGTCGTGGCGACAACGCCCCGATGGCTGTGATCGAGCTGGTCGAGGGTGAGATCGCCAAGAAGGCGACCGTCGCCGAGGCCGAGGCCGCCACCAAGCGTGCGGTCAAGGAGTCCGAGACCAAGGCCGCCGAGGCCGAGGTCGTCGAGGACGCCGAGCCGGCCGACGAGGCCAAGGACGCCTGA
- a CDS encoding DNA-directed RNA polymerase subunit alpha, with protein MLIAQRPSLTEEVVDEYRSRFVIEPLEPGFGYTLGNSLRRTLLSSIPGAAVTSIRIDGVLHEFTTVPGVKEDVTDLILNIKQLVVSSEHDEPVVMYLRKQGPGLVTAADIAPPAGVEVHNPDLVLATLNGKGKLEMELTVERGRGYVSAVQNKQVGQEIGRIPVDSIYSPVLKVTYKVEATRVEQRTDFDKLIVDVETKQAMRPRDAMASAGKTLVELFGLARELNIDAEGIDMGPSPTDAALAADLALPIEELELTVRSYNCLKREGIHSVGELVARSEADLLDIRNFGAKSIDEVKAKLAGMGLALKDSPPGFDPTAAADAFGADDDADAGFVETEQY; from the coding sequence ATGCTTATCGCTCAGCGTCCCTCGCTGACCGAAGAGGTCGTCGACGAGTACCGCTCACGGTTCGTGATCGAGCCGCTGGAGCCGGGCTTCGGCTACACCCTCGGTAACTCGCTCCGCCGCACGCTCCTCTCCTCGATCCCCGGCGCTGCTGTCACCAGCATCCGGATCGACGGTGTCCTGCACGAGTTCACCACCGTGCCGGGCGTCAAGGAGGACGTCACCGACCTCATCCTCAACATCAAGCAGCTGGTCGTCTCCTCGGAGCACGACGAGCCGGTCGTGATGTACCTGCGCAAGCAGGGTCCCGGCCTGGTCACCGCTGCTGACATCGCCCCGCCGGCCGGCGTCGAGGTCCACAACCCGGACCTCGTTCTGGCGACGCTGAACGGCAAGGGCAAGCTGGAGATGGAGCTGACCGTCGAGCGCGGTCGCGGCTATGTCTCCGCCGTGCAGAACAAGCAGGTGGGCCAGGAGATCGGCCGTATCCCGGTCGACTCCATCTACTCGCCGGTGCTCAAGGTCACGTACAAGGTCGAGGCGACCCGTGTCGAGCAGCGCACCGACTTCGACAAGCTGATCGTCGATGTCGAGACCAAGCAGGCCATGCGTCCGCGTGACGCCATGGCGTCGGCCGGCAAGACCCTGGTCGAGCTGTTCGGTCTGGCGCGCGAGCTCAACATCGACGCCGAGGGCATCGACATGGGTCCGTCCCCGACGGACGCCGCGCTCGCTGCCGACCTGGCGCTGCCGATCGAGGAGCTCGAGCTCACCGTTCGTTCGTACAACTGCCTCAAGCGCGAGGGCATCCACTCCGTGGGTGAGCTCGTCGCCCGTTCCGAGGCCGACCTGCTCGACATCCGCAACTTCGGTGCGAAGTCGATCGACGAGGTCAAGGCGAAGCTGGCCGGCATGGGCCTGGCCCTGAAGGACAGCCCGCCCGGATTCGACCCGACCGCCGCCGCCGACGCCTTCGGTGCCGACGACGACGCGGACGCGGGCTTCGTGGAGACCGAGCAGTACTGA